The Helianthus annuus cultivar XRQ/B chromosome 15, HanXRQr2.0-SUNRISE, whole genome shotgun sequence genomic sequence AGGAGATCAAAATGGAGGCTCCCGGCAAAGTGCAAAAGAGGCTaagcccagcaagtaccgcacagccCGGTGAGTCTCAAAGTGAGTAGAAAGTTGAGAAAACCCCTATAGACGTTAGACCTTCACCTTTAGTGGACCATGCGTATATTCCGTTTTCCTCACACCTTAAGAACCAAAAATACTCAAGGGAATACGGACAAATTCTAGACATCTTCAAGCAATTGAAGATTAATCTACCGTTTATAGAGGCACTTCAATCGATGCCTAAATACGCGAAGTTCCTTAAAGATCTCCTTAGGAACAAAGAGAAGTTAGGAGAGTTGTCTAACGTTCCGTTGAATGGGGGATGTTCCGCTCTTGTGTTAAATAAGCTTCCCGAAAAGCTTACCGATCCCGGTATTTTTACCATTCCTTGTCTATTCGATAATAATACCAACACTAGAGCTTTGGCCGACTTAGGTACTAGCATCAATTTGATGCCTTTTTCTCTTTATAAGAAGCTAGACCTAGGAGAGCTTGCACCTACCCGAATGACATTATCCTTAGCCGATCGGTCCGTTAAATACCCTAGGGGTATAGTTGAGAACTTGCTAGTTAAGGTAGACAAATTCCTGTTTCCCGCCGATTTCGTAATTCTTGATATGGAAGCGGATGAGAGAGTTCCCATTATACTAGGTCGTCCTTTCTTACGTACCGCCAAAACTCTCATAGACATTTACGATGGTAAGATCACCCTTAAGGTCGGTGAGGAGAGGGTTACTTTTGAGATAGATCGTTCCATGAACCACCCGAGTGGTTCGGATGACTATAGTGGTCCTTGTCATTCCGTGTACTTCTTGAATTCGTTTATCTCGTGTGTCGACCATTGTTTAGAGTACATTAGTGGAGCGGACCTAGTGGTAGGAGAGAAGGTAGAAGAGGAGTTGGAGAGTGTAGATGAAGTTGAAGAGGAGGGGGTTCCTTTAATCCCCGATGTGTTAGCCGTTAGTGAGGATACCACCCAACCCCCACCCTTAGAACTTAAGGTACTTCCATCTCATCTAGAGTATGCTTTCTTAGGGGAGGGTTCCGAGCTTCCCGTCATTATTTCGTCCGAGTTAGAGGAAAGTGAGAAATTGAGGTTGTTGGATGTGTGGAGGGCCAACAAAGAGGCCATTGCATGGAAGTTGTCCGACATCAAGGGCATAAGCCCTTCCTATTGCACCCACCGGATACTCATGGAGGATGATTATAAACCAGTGGTGCAACCCTAAAGGATGCTTAACCCCAACATGCAAGATGTAGTGAAGAAGGAGGTTCTTAAACTCCTAGATGCCGGGATGATCTATCCCATTTCTGATTCACCTTGGGTTAGTCCCACTCAGGTTGTCCCcaagaagggggggggggggggatgacCGTTGTCATGAACGAAAAGAACGAGCTTATCCCTTCTCGTATGGTCACGGGTTGGCGCGTGTGCATCGACTACTGAAAGTTGAATGATGCCACCCGTAAATACCATTTCCCATTGCCTTTCATAGATCAAATGTTGGAGCGTATCGCCGGTcaacaattttattgttttctagACGGCTTTTCTGGTTACTTCCAGATCCCCATCGCACCGGAGGATCAGGATaagaccaccttcacatgcccctatggcacctatgcgtaccgacgcatgccattcgggttaTGTAACGCTCCAGCTACTTTTCAGCGTTGCATGGTCGCCATATTTCAGGATATGATAGagacttccatggaggttttcatggatgattttttcAGTTTATGGTGATTCCTTCGATGTGTGTTTGAAGAATTTGGAGAGGATGTTGAAGCGGTGTGTAGAGACGAAGCTTATGCTGaactgggagaagtgtcacttcatggtgacgGAAGGTATAGTGCTAGGGCATAAGATTTCTAGAGAGGGTATTGAGGTAGATCGTGCGAAAATAGATACCATTAGTAGGTTACCTCCACCCACGAGTATGAAGTCGATTAGGAGTTTTCTAGGGCATGCAGGGTTCTATAGGTGTTTCATTAgggatttctcaaaaatcaccCACCCCATGACCAGTTTGCTAGAGAAGGATGTTCCATTCGTCTTCGACGAGGAGTGTCTTAAAGCCTTCAACTTTTTGAAGGAGCAGTTGGTTAGTGCACCTATTCTTATCTCGCCCGACTGGAGCTTGCCGTTTGAGCTCATGTGCGATGCGAGTGACTATGCCGTCGGAGCGGTTTTATGACAAAGAAAGGATAAGCACTTCCACCCCATTTACTATGCGAGCAAGACGCTCAATGATGCTCAAGAGAACTACACTACCACGGAGAAAGAGCTTTTAGCCGTAGTTTtcgcttttgataaattccgctCGTACCTCGTGTTATCCAAAACGATAGTATTCACCGATCACTCCGCGTTGCGTTTTCTGTTTCAAAAGAAAGACGCCAAACCCCGACTCATACGGTGGATTCTTTTGCTTAGCGAGTTCGATATTGAGATTAGAGACAAGGGAGGGGCCGAGAATGTGGCGGCCGATCACTTATCGCGTCTAGAGGATCCCAAGAGAGAAGAGATCCGTGAGGAGGAGATTGGAGATACGTTCCCTCACGAGTCTATAGAGTTTGTTGAGGCCGAGAAAGAAGGATTGCCTTGGTTTTGCAACTTAGAAAATTACCTCTCTAGTGGCAGTGTTGTGAGAGGGATGTCCACACAACAAAAGAAGCGTTTAATTAGTGAGGCGAGGAAGTATGTGTGGGATGACCCTTTTCTTTTCCGAATAGGGGGAGATAGAGTTCTTAGACGCTGTGTGTCGAGAGAGGAGGGGTGGAACATCATAAAGCATGTGCATGAGGGCCTCACGGGAGGACACCATGGTGCACACTCCACCGCCCAAAAGGTATTTGATTGTGGTTTCTATTGGCCTACCGTTCTTAGAGATGCCGAGGAGTTCGTGAAGATGTGTGATGCATGTCAACGGACCGGCAATATTTCAGCCAAAGATGAGATGCCTCAAAACCCCATACAAGTAGTGGAGGTTTTTGACGTTTGGGGtatcgatttcatgggacctttcccgaaCCCCAAAGGAAACCGTTCCATACTCGTGGCGATTGATTACGTGTCCAAATGGGTTGAGGCTTAAGCTCTTCCCACAAACGAAGCTCGAGTAGTTTTAAAATTCCTTAAGAAGCTTTTTTCCCGATTCGGTACACCAAAAGCCTTGATTAGTGACCGTGGCACTCACTTTTGCAATGCATTGATGGAGAAATTGCTTGCACGCTACAGCGTCACTCATCGTTTGTCcaccgcatatcatccacaaacaagtGGACAAGTGGAGAATGCGAATCGTGGTATTAAACGAATCTTAGAGAAAACAGTGGGTAAAAATAGGAAAGATTGGTCCGACAAGCtagacgatgcattgtgggcgTTTAGAACCACTTACAAGATGCCCTTAGGAACCACACCATTTATGATCGTCTATGGAAAAGCTTGTCATCTTCCCGTAGAGTTAGAGCATAGAGCGCTTTGGGCATTAAAAACCGTTAATTTAGACATGACCGAAGCCGCTAGGAAGCGTTTCTTTCAAAT encodes the following:
- the LOC110914075 gene encoding uncharacterized protein LOC110914075 produces the protein MPKYAKFLKDLLRNKEKLGELSNVPLNGGCSALVLNKLPEKLTDPGIFTIPCLFDNNTNTRALADLGTSINLMPFSLYKKLDLGELAPTRMTLSLADRSVKYPRGIVENLLVKVDKFLFPADFVILDMEADERVPIILGRPFLRTAKTLIDIYDGKITLKVGEERVTFEIDRSMNHPSGSDDYSGPCHSVYFLNSFISCVDHCLEYISGADLVVGEKVEEELESVDEVEEEGVPLIPDVLAVSEDTTQPPPLELKVLPSHLEYAFLGEGSELPVIISSELEESEKLRLLDVWRANKEAIAWKLSDIKGISPSYCTHRILMEDDYKPVVQP